From Camelina sativa cultivar DH55 chromosome 20, Cs, whole genome shotgun sequence, the proteins below share one genomic window:
- the LOC104771725 gene encoding thionin isoform X1 — translation MINRKMEGKTLILSVLVMSLVMAQIQVEARSCCPSTTSRNCNNVCRFSGGSKEACAKLCGCKIVEGPCPPGPRDILENSGDAVNKYCKLGCASSVCGTLTTLQNSDASEIVNGAVVQCTEACSELCTKGSSNEVETA, via the exons atgaTCAATCGAAAGATGGAAGGCAAAACTTTGATTCTAAGTGTGCTAGTAATGAGTCTTGTCATGGCGCAGATTCAAGTCGAAGCAAGGAGTTGTTGCCCGAGCACGACttctagaaactgtaacaatgTATGCCGTTTCTCTGGAGGTTCTAAGGAAGCTTGTGCAAAACTTTGTGGATGCAAAATTGTTGAGGGGCCATGTCCTCCGGGTCCACGTGACATTCTTGAAAACTCTG gtGATGCCGTCAACAAATACTGTAAGTTGGGTTGTGCATCTTCTGTGTGTGGTACCTTAACCACTCTCCAAAACTCCG ATGCAAGTGAAATTGTGAATGGAGCAGTTGTACAATGCACCGAGGCATGTTCTGAGTTATGTACCAAGGGCTCATCCAATGAAGTTGAAACTGCCTAA